The Rhodamnia argentea isolate NSW1041297 chromosome 10, ASM2092103v1, whole genome shotgun sequence sequence GCCCGCAGCCTATCGACCAAAGCCGGGCCGAGAAGACCCCAAACTTCACCGCCGCACAAGTAGCCTCAGCCCCGACGACAAGCCAGTCATCCACGTCCTTCGGCAATGTCTTTGTGCTGATCGACATGCTGAAGCTGGGCCCTGACGTGGGCTCAAAGCTTGTCGGCGGGGCCCAAGGCCTCACATCATCTGCTTCGGATGCCGAGTCGGCCTTGTTGGTGGCCGTTAACTTTGTGTTCACCCAACTGAAGCCCAATGGGAGCACTTTGAGTATGCTCGGAAGGAACAGCCTGGCGCTCGAGGTGAGGGAGATGGCCGTTGCAGGAGGGACCGGAGCATTCCAACTCTCGCGCTGTTATGTTCGAACCAGGACTCACTCCATCGACCGGACCAGTGGACTTATCTTGTCGGAGTATGACGTGTACGTTTTGCATTACTGAGATCTGTGGTTTCTGGACCTTACTTCCTCAAAAAAGATTGCAGGAAAGCTCCTCGCTTATCCCGCTCCATTAAGAACTCGCGTACGAGGATCCTTCGTCCCGGATTAAGAGCCAAGTCGTGACCTTTATCTTTGATTATTGGTTGGATATTACATACATGTTAAAAAAGTcgagaatgatttttttttaattatctcgAAATCTTTTAAGAATCACAATGTTGTGTAAGAAGTTTGACATGGTGGATGTGAGACGGTTGACAGTTGCAAGAGAAAATAGACTTAGTTACACAACTGAAGTCAGTGGTAGATGCATAACATCAAGCTGGGGAAGGAAAGGAGGAGATGTGAAAGAGACGAGAAACATTTGCAATATCTAAGAATGCATTGAttgaaaagtaacaaaaaagttCTCAACCCAccacattgataccaattcaattctaaatctttttatattgGTACTAATTGAGTTCACCCGGCCAATTTAGGCCATAAATTATTGACGTGAATGCCGACAGTCTTACATGGTACAGCCGGCGCTAAGGTTGAcattgtttttgtaattttttttttttcgtttttattattttatttttctttccttctttttcttgcatTCACCATTGACCGGCACCCATgctatggccggcgagggttgcccttgccgCCACAGGTGAGGGTCGACCTCGCTGGGCCTCAACGCCTCACCTAGGCTAGAGCGAGCACCGGCGAGGACACCCTCGCCAGATCTACGGTTTGGATCTATCCTCTTGGAAGCAGATGAAACGCTGGGTTTGAGAGGAGGTTCAAGCTCAGACAGAGATGGTGATGGTGAGGtccgagataggctttcttcTTCTCGTACCACTCTTTCTCTCGGCTTCCGATCCTGCTACACACTCGGGAGCATGATTAGCTTCGTATTGGACTCAAGCCAAGCACAATGGTGCAAAATTCCGGTTGAAATGAAAtttcttctctatttctttttcggGTTAACTGGAAATGACAGATTGTGCTGGAGATTTCTGGATAGCCTTCGTCGTTTCCTTGTCGACTAAAACAGGGAACAAAAGCAAAGTAAGAACCAACGGCCATGGCATGGTTGGACTCGCCCGGACTGCTTGCACCCTACCCACATTTGGACGACACCGTgcaagggccgcgaccctcacCGGCAGCATGCAATGGCTTCGCAATCCTCACCCAGTGGTCGGCGAGCTCCAGCGATTTTGCTAGAGctcgtggcaaaaaaaaaaaaaaaaaagagagaaaaatggaagaaaagaaaagaaattaaaaaaatattcacatcggCGCCGACAATGCTATATAAGATGGGCGACattcatgttagcgattttcagcttgaattagataagttaactcaattggtactaatgtaagaaggcttaggattaaattaattcaattgaaatatttaagactgaattaataccaatGCAATTGTTTATGAATTTCTTAGTACTTTCCCTTATTCAAGGATGTCATGATCTAAATTTTTCGAAGAGCTATTTATCTTGACCGTTGATGCGGAATTaacaaaaacactcaactttacATCCATCACATTCAACAAGGGTTCTAATATTCTCGTATTAGTACGACCTTACCAATTTGACCGGActttcaaggaccatattgtgGGCTTGGTTAGGGGTTTTCAAAGGGGACTCTTTCGAGTCAAAGCCATGAAAAAAACGTCTTCATCATCTGCTTCGGATGCACAAGTCAAGATCCCtacaaaataagaaagaaataatcttgctcgcaTTTTTTCAAGTGATTAAAACAGTACGTTAGTTCAAGCATCATAATCAGAAGAGATTATATCAGGGTTGTAACAGAGGTTTGGATTGGGTAGAAGAACAACAAGGCTCGTTTGgctcagagaatttgtgagaaggGTTTGATGTTGATGATCATCCTTGTCTTGTCAACGATCTTAATATTCTCAAGAATAGTCTTCAGGACTTCCACCGCTGCTTCAATGGGAATTGTTTACGCTCCAATTGGGGATTGCACATTGCACCTAGATTTCCCTTTATGTGTTTTCTTTCTAACATTAATTTTCACTAAATTTTGATGtatcacaaaaattctaaaacattTATCAACACAAGTTTTTTATGGGCATTACCTTCCTTTTACCAGgcaaactgtttttttttttcatgacccatagcttcaaatttcaaaaagtttctTTTTGAATTACAACAATTTTACTATTCACCTATGATCTACATCGTTGACTTAGCAAATTCTAACAATTTATAGTTTTGAGACTTTAATGATCCCTGCTCTTAGACGCTTTGATCCACTTTGCTTGGGCACGGCGACATCCTTGCTTGCCCTGGTGTCGGGTGATGATCACCAAATAGGTTGAATGAAATGAATACCCTGGCTCAAGTGGGCAATGCAATTGATAACGTgcataggatagagaaattacTACTCTTCATTATCTTAAGGCATTTAAATTATCATTCGAGTTTACATGCAATAGAAACACCCGAAAATTGATGCAAGTGATAGCAAGAAAATTCCTAATCATTTTCTCACCCCGTGCTATTGCTCTTACCTCCAGTTGTCTCGATGTGGGATGGTTTTTGAtagggaaaatgaaagaaaagctcctagTGTTTAGGCTCAAAGGGGTGAGCAATGTATACCTGTAGTGTTTGTGTTAGAGAAAGGAACCGCACGTCATCAATTTGGCTACCGTATTTTTTGTTAGATAGCCCTCTACCTTGCAAACATGGCCTTCTTCCGCTCAATTCAATAGGGCTAATCCTGGAACGTGTGTGggaatggcttgcctttcgtcaTCCCGACATGCGTCATTTGGCACACCCAATTCATGCTACATGATTGGTCGTATTGTCTAATTACATGAATCTCCATCTGAAGTCGATAAATTAGACAGGCAAAGCAATCAGGCAGAACTTGCACCAGGATTAGCATTTTGGGAGCATATCAACTTTAAATACCGGAAAGCTCAACAATCTCATCAATAATACGAGAAACTCAGCTTCGATCGTTCACTCAAAGCTATGCCCCTGCAAGAAGTGTTAGATTTCAAGGACATTAAACACGGAAGGGCTGTCTCAGATATGAGTGTCCATGAATTGCCTTTGTTTGAAGGGGAGGCACACATGAACCGAACTTGGACTTGATAAATGCTCCATTTTGTTCTTTCCCCCCGCAAGAGGGCACGTGCATGAATAGGATACTTTTCAGTACGAAAGCACATTGAAGCTGAGACTGGGGAAATTGAACGTCTATATGGGCTGGGATCGAGGCATTATCTCTGTCAGATCACTGTCGGAATCTGTGGTGCCCTTCAGTTTGTCATTTgcaagagaaaaggaagagagtcCTCTGAAATTAACTAAATTCAGGAACGAGATACACCTTTTCATTTTAGAACAAGGCTACCCATTTTTACTTGCCCCCCGCAATTCTATATTGGTGAGAAATGTTTGGCATTCCTTTTGACTCTTTGGAATTGATGCCTCAcacaaaaatgagattttccccacatttttcctttgaaagagtGCTCTCAAATTTATTGGATATCAATTGCTCGAATGAGTCCATCAACATTGAAGCTTGATGCATCATTTTCAAATGCTTTCTCATCAAGCCAAGAGAAATATGCCCTGAAACACGAAgtaaagatattaaaaaaacaaatatggTTATTCCGATGCGTGTTTTTGGAAGAGTTTTTATTTTgccatttttattataaaaagggttaataccacgaataATCTCAAACTGATGCACTTATAACAaatctatcccaaacttttttttttaccacaaaaaacctttaaccggtatacttgtgacaaatttaccccaaaccggtacacctgtgataaatttatcctccgttaattttcgttgaATCTAatagtcaaattgctaagttgaatgacacatggcaattcatggatgtattagtttggggtttttatctatgtttgttataggtgtat is a genomic window containing:
- the LOC115731840 gene encoding dirigent protein 22-like — translated: MIPDIRPQPIDQSRAEKTPNFTAAQVASAPTTSQSSTSFGNVFVLIDMLKLGPDVGSKLVGGAQGLTSSASDAESALLVAVNFVFTQLKPNGSTLSMLGRNSLALEVREMAVAGGTGAFQLSRCYVRTRTHSIDRTSGLILSEYDVYVLHY